The Rhizobium sp. WSM4643 genome contains the following window.
GCCATGGCGGCGTCATGGACCGTGTCGACGGACTGATTTTTGCCTGTTTTTCGGCGTTCTTGCTTGGAGGGCTTTTTTCCCTGATAAAGGGGACCGGAATGACGTCGCTCGGCGCGGCATTGTTCGGACTCTGACAACGCGTCTGACGGAAGGCACCCATGGAAACCCTGAGCGGCATATACGCATTTTTGATGGGGAATATCGTCACCTTCATCCTCGTGCTGTCACTGCTCGTCTTCGTGCATGAGATGGGCCATTACCTTGTCGGGCGTTGGAGCGGCATTCGCATCCTTGCCTTTTCCGTCGGTTTCGGTCCGGAGATATTCGGCTTCACCGACCGCCATGGAACGCGCTGGAAGATCTCTGTGATCCCACTTGGCGGCTACGTCCGGTTCTTTGGCGACGAGGATGCCTCGAGCAAGCCCGACACCGACAAGATCGCCGCCATGTCCGAAGAGGACAGGGCGCGCTCCTTTGCCGGCGCCAAGCTATGGAAACGAGCTGTAACCGTCGCGGCTGGCCCGATTGCCAATTTTCTGCTGGCGATCGCCATCTTCACCATTCTTTTCTCAGTCTATGGCCGCATGATCGCCGATCCTGTCGTTGCCGAAGTCAAGCCTGATGGCGCTGCCGCCGCCGCCGGCATCCTTCCAGGCGATCTATTGGTCGCCATCGATGGCGGTAAGGTCGAGACCTTCGACGACGTGCGCCGCTATGTCAGCATCCGGCCGAGCCAGCAGATCGTCGTGACGATCGAGCGCGCCGGCCAGAAGCTCGACGTGCCGATGGTGCCGCAACGCACCGACACGACTGACCAGTTCGGTAACAAGGCTGAGGTCGGCCAGATCGGCATCGTCACCAACCAGCAGGCCGGCAATTTCCGCCTGCAGACCTATACGCCGCTCCAGGCGCTGCGTGAGTCTGTGCTCCAGACCCGGGATATCGTCACCGGCACCTTCAAATATATCGGTAACATCTTCAGCGGAACGATGCGCGCCGACCAATTGGGCGGGCCGATCCGCGTCGCGCAAGCCTCGGGCCAGATGGCGTCGCTTGGGATAGGCGCAGTGTTGCAGCTTGCGGCGGTGCTTTCTGTTTCGATAGGATTGCTTAACCTGATGCCGGTTCCGGTACTTGATGGCGGCCACTTGATGTTCTATGCGGTGGAAGCGGTGAGGGGAAAGCCGCTCGGCTCTTCGGCCCAGGAAATTGCATTTCGCATCGGCTTGGCGATGATCCTGACATTGATGGTTTTCACGACCTGGAACGACATTGGCTCGTTGAGAGGGTAAACGCGCAAGCGGGGCCAATTACTATTTATTTACGATGTTTCAAGGCTGTAGTGGCGAATGGGTCACGCTTGCAAATGAAGTAAACAGAAATTAACGACCTGCCTTGCTTGTATGTCAAAAGCGGGTAAAACGACACACGTGACCGGAATCGGGTTCTCCCGGAACCGGGGACGAGGGAAACAAAGGTAATAGGTGAAATGAAGGCTGGTTCAAAGTTTTTGAACGCAGTATCGGCGGTTGCGCTGTCTGCTAGTGTTGTTGCTTCGGGCGCAGGTGCTTTGACGTTCGTTTCCGCTACGGCCGCTGAGGCCGCGGTCATCCAGCGTATCGATGTGCGCGGCGCAAGCCGTGTCGGCGCGGAAGCCGTCCGGTCGAACCTTACCATCGCTCCCGGCAAGAGTTTTTCCAACAGCGATATCGATGCCTCGGTCAAGCAGCTCTACGGGACGGGCTACTTCTCCGACGTCAAGATCTCGGTCTCCGGAAGCACGCTCGTCGTCAACGTCCAGGAAGCCCAGCTCGTCAATCAGGTTGTCTTCAACGGCAACCGCAAGATCAAGGACGACAAGCTCGCGACCGTCGTCCAGACCCATGCTGCCGGCCCTTATAGCGACACCCAGATTCAGGCTGACATCCAGTCGATCAAGGACGCCTATGCCGCCACCGGCCGCAGCGAGGTCGAAGTTACGACGCAGGTGGTGCCGCTCGGCGAAGGCCGCGTTAACCTTGCCTTCGTCATCAACGAGGGGGACCGCACCAAGATCGATTCGATCAACTTCGTCGGCAACAATGCCTACAGCGCCGGCCGCCTGGCTGCCGTCATCGCCACCAAGCGTTCGAACTTCCTGTCGTTCCTGACCCGCAAGGACGTCTACAACGAAGACAAGCTCCACGCCGACGAAGAAGCGCTGCGCCAGTTCTATTACAATCGCGGCTACGCCGACATGCGCATCGTCTCTTCCGATGCCACGTTCGACGATGCGACCAACAAATACACGCTCACCTTCAACATCGAGGAAGGCCAGCGTTACGACTTCGGACCGGTGACCGTTCAGTCGACTGTCGAAGGCGTCGGCTCCGACCAGCTGCAGCCGCTCGTGCGCACTCGCGAAGGCCAGGTCTACAGCGCCAAGGAAGTGCAGAAGTCGATCGAGGCGATCTCCGATCAGGTGGCGTCTGCCGGTTATCCCTTTGCGCGTGTCACGCCGCGCGGTAACCGCGACCTTAACAACAACACGATCGGTGTTGAATATCTGGTCGACCAGGGCGAGCGCGCCTATGTCGAGCGCATCGAGATTCGCGGCAACAGCCGTACGCGCGACTACGTCATCCGCCGCGAATTCGACATGAGCGAAGGCGACGCCTTCAATCAGCAGATGATCACCAAGGCCAAGCGTCGTCTCGAAGCGCTCGGTTATTTCTCCTCGGTCAACATCTCCACCCAACCGGGCAGTTCCCCGGACCGTGTCGTGGTGGTCGTCGATGTGCAGGATCAGTCGACCGGTTCGTTCGGTGTCGGCGCGGGTTATGCCGCCGGCGGCGACGGCTTGCTGCTCGAAGCATCGATCGAGGAAAAGAACTTCCTCGGCCGCGGCCAGTACATCCGCATCTCGGCCGGTGGCGGCCAGGAAGGCTCGCGCGCTTACGGCGTCAGCTTCACCGAACCCTATTTCCTCGGCTACCGTCTGGCGGCAGGCTTCGACGTCAATCGCAGCGAAACGTCGAGCAACAGCAACTACGATTACGAGGAAACCAGCGTTGTCCTGCGCGTCACTGCGCCGATTACCGAAGATCTGGCGACGACCTTCCGCTATAACTACAAGCAGATGAAGTACGACGGCGATACCTCCGACCTGTCGGCGACCTACGCCAATCTGGTCGATGAGAGCCCGTGGACACGCTCTTCCGTCTCGCAGACGCTGACCTACAACACGCTTGACGACACCGTCCTGCCGCGTGAAGGCATC
Protein-coding sequences here:
- the rseP gene encoding RIP metalloprotease RseP translates to METLSGIYAFLMGNIVTFILVLSLLVFVHEMGHYLVGRWSGIRILAFSVGFGPEIFGFTDRHGTRWKISVIPLGGYVRFFGDEDASSKPDTDKIAAMSEEDRARSFAGAKLWKRAVTVAAGPIANFLLAIAIFTILFSVYGRMIADPVVAEVKPDGAAAAAGILPGDLLVAIDGGKVETFDDVRRYVSIRPSQQIVVTIERAGQKLDVPMVPQRTDTTDQFGNKAEVGQIGIVTNQQAGNFRLQTYTPLQALRESVLQTRDIVTGTFKYIGNIFSGTMRADQLGGPIRVAQASGQMASLGIGAVLQLAAVLSVSIGLLNLMPVPVLDGGHLMFYAVEAVRGKPLGSSAQEIAFRIGLAMILTLMVFTTWNDIGSLRG
- the bamA gene encoding outer membrane protein assembly factor BamA translates to MKAGSKFLNAVSAVALSASVVASGAGALTFVSATAAEAAVIQRIDVRGASRVGAEAVRSNLTIAPGKSFSNSDIDASVKQLYGTGYFSDVKISVSGSTLVVNVQEAQLVNQVVFNGNRKIKDDKLATVVQTHAAGPYSDTQIQADIQSIKDAYAATGRSEVEVTTQVVPLGEGRVNLAFVINEGDRTKIDSINFVGNNAYSAGRLAAVIATKRSNFLSFLTRKDVYNEDKLHADEEALRQFYYNRGYADMRIVSSDATFDDATNKYTLTFNIEEGQRYDFGPVTVQSTVEGVGSDQLQPLVRTREGQVYSAKEVQKSIEAISDQVASAGYPFARVTPRGNRDLNNNTIGVEYLVDQGERAYVERIEIRGNSRTRDYVIRREFDMSEGDAFNQQMITKAKRRLEALGYFSSVNISTQPGSSPDRVVVVVDVQDQSTGSFGVGAGYAAGGDGLLLEASIEEKNFLGRGQYIRISAGGGQEGSRAYGVSFTEPYFLGYRLAAGFDVNRSETSSNSNYDYEETSVVLRVTAPITEDLATTFRYNYKQMKYDGDTSDLSATYANLVDESPWTRSSVSQTLTYNTLDDTVLPREGIYATATQEIAGLGGDSQFYKIYGKARYYHLLADDADIIGSVSGSAGYVVPFGDHLNVFDQFTLTNGDIRGFENKGIGPRITGDHDDPLGGTTYFTASAEATFPMPGFPRDFNLRGAVFADAGTLFGNDVELLGADQAEGTSASLRASVGVGVVWQSPFGALRLDYAIPVLKEDFDKTQNFKFGINNQF